In Pseudomonas glycinae, the DNA window GGCTGATGCTCAGGGTCTGGCCGTTTTCCAGGGTCAGTTCATAGCGCGTGGCGCTGCCCTGATATTGAATGTCGTGGAGCAGACCACTGACTTCGATCTCGTGGCTGGCCAGCGGACCTTCGGCGAAACGCACGTGTTCCGGGCGGATCGAAAACGGCTGCGGATGACCGCTGAGCTGGCGCGCCAGATCGCCGCGAATCACGTTCGAGGTGCCGACGAATTCGGCGACGAAAGTCGTGGTGGGTTTCATGTACAGATTGCGCGGCGTATCGACCTGCTCGATGCGACCCTTGTTGAACACGGCCACGCGGTCGGACATCGACAACGCTTCGGTCTGATCGTGGGTGACGAAGATGAAGGTGATGCCGAGCTGACGTTGGAGCTTCTTCAGTTCGCTCTGCATCTGTTCCCGCAGCTTCAGGTCGAGGGCGCCCAGCGGTTCGTCGAGCAACAGCACTCGCGGGCGATTGACCAGCGCGCGGGCGAGGGCAACACGCTGGCGCTGACCGCCGGACAACTGCACCGGTTTACGCGTGCCGTAGCCGCCGAGGGCGACCATGTCCAAGGCTTCTTCGGCGCGTTTGTGGCGCTCGGTTTTGCTCACGCCTTTGACTTTCAAACCGTAGGCGACGTTGTCCAGCACGTTCATGTGCGGGAACAGCGCGTAGTCCTGAAACACCGTGTTGACGTCGCGTTGATAAGGCGGCAGACCGGCGGCTTCGGCGCCGTGAATGCGGATCGAGCCAGCGCTCGGTTGCTCAAACCCGGCGATCAGGCGCAGGCACGTGGTCTTGCCCGAACCGGAAGGGCCGAGCATGGAAAAGAACTCGCCGTCCTGGATGTCGATGGAAACCCGGTCAACGGCCTTCACTTCGCCGAACTGCCGGGAAACATTGGTGAACTGGACTGCAAGCGTCATGATGCGGTGCTCCGAAAAGGCGAAGGCCGTCGCAGCGGCCCTGCCT includes these proteins:
- a CDS encoding ABC transporter ATP-binding protein, whose protein sequence is MTLAVQFTNVSRQFGEVKAVDRVSIDIQDGEFFSMLGPSGSGKTTCLRLIAGFEQPSAGSIRIHGAEAAGLPPYQRDVNTVFQDYALFPHMNVLDNVAYGLKVKGVSKTERHKRAEEALDMVALGGYGTRKPVQLSGGQRQRVALARALVNRPRVLLLDEPLGALDLKLREQMQSELKKLQRQLGITFIFVTHDQTEALSMSDRVAVFNKGRIEQVDTPRNLYMKPTTTFVAEFVGTSNVIRGDLARQLSGHPQPFSIRPEHVRFAEGPLASHEIEVSGLLHDIQYQGSATRYELTLENGQTLSISQANNQWIDSSAQHQTGQRISARWAREAMIPLHDTVASGV